TATGACAGTGTCTCTTTACCGTCGATATCGACCTGCGCAGTTTAAACAAATAGTGGCCCAGGATGCAGCTGTACAGGTTATTACGAAAGCTTTGGAAGAAAAACGGGTAAGTCATGCCTATTTATTTTCTGGTCCTCGCGGGTGTGGGAAAACTACTTTAGCCCGTCTTCTCGCCAAATCGTTGAACTGTACAGGCCAGAAACAAAGCGTAGAACCCTGCAACGATTGTCCTAATTGTCTTGCTATCAACGGAGGAGAAAGCCTTGACGTTATAGAAATAGACGGGGCATCGAATAATAGCGTAGATGAAGTACGGGAACTTAAAGCCCATGTTTCTCTGTCTGCTTTTTCATCTTTATACAAAGTCTATATAATTGATGAAGTTCATATGCTTTCTCTTTCTGCTTTCAATGCATTACTGAAAACCCTTGAGGAGCCTCCATCCCACGTTGTCTTTATTTTGGCGACAACGGAACCTCATAAGGTGCCGGTAACCATTCGCTCTCGTTGTCAGCACATTCCTTTCAGGAAAATTGATGTTCAGAATATTGTAAAAAGCCTATCTATGGTTGCCCATAACGAGAACAGGAATGCGGAGGAAGAAGCTCTTTGGGAAATAGCCAGACAGGCTGATGGAGCAATGAGAGATGCCTTATCTCTTTTAGAACAGGTTATGGCCTTGGCGGAACAAGAACTCAGGCTGGTAGATGTTAGCCGTCTTTTAGGTGGAGGAAGTCGGCCTGAACTTGAGCGTTGGGTTTCTCGTGTGCGTTCTGGTGATATCTCTGTATTTTCAGAGTTACAGGAAATGTTCCAACGGGGAGCTTCCCCGCAAAAGGTTGTTGAAGATCTTTTTGTTATATTTAGGGATCTTTGGATTGTGGCTTCATGGGGTGGGGGCGCTTTGCAGTTCATAGAGGGTTCCTCTAAAGAAAAAATTTTTTTAGAGCAGGAGTCTAAGGATTGGAATCCAGATCATCTATTGAAGATTATGGATTTCTGTGCCCAAATCCTTCCCCAAGTGCGCATGGGGATGAGATCAGATGTTCTCTCAGGACTCTTTCTTAATAAATTAATAGAACATGGCAGTCTGGTTACCAAAGAGCTGGAGAAAACTCGGGAACCTCACTCCCTGCCGCCAGAGGACCACCCTGCCTTTAAAGAAAAATGGGGAAAAGTGCTTGCAAGCCTCCTTTATGGAGAAATCCACATTTATTGTGCGTTGCTCCACGCCTCTGTGTTTCTCGAAAAAAACGTGCTTTCTCTGAAGTTCCCCGATTATTGCAATTATTCCATGGAGCTAGTTTCCATCGAAAGGAACTCCTTTGTATTGCAACAAAAGATCAAAGAGATTTTTGAGGGAGAACTGACGTTACGTATTATCTGTGGTGATAAAACGACGGAGTGTGATCTTTCTCAATCTCCTCTTTTAGCAGAAATTGAAGAGGCGATAGTTGAAATACAAGATGAGCCTACATCGAGTCTCCCTTTTGATGATCTTCCTCCTACTGCGGAAATCAGACCCGAGTTTGGGAATGAACAAGAGGATGATGAAACGGTTTTTTCAGGCCTGGTTGATACTGTTCTCCGGTGGGGAGGGGGAGAAGTTCTTCTCCACAAGAAGGACAACGTAGAAGAATTAGATGGAGGAATTACAGAAGAATGACCACTCGTCCTTTCGTACACTTACATGTTCATAGTGAGTATAGCCTTCTCGATGGAGCCATTCGCTGTGGAGAATTGGCTGAGAGGGTTGCTTCCTGGGGCATGCCAGCAGTGGCTCTTACCGATCATGGGGCAATGTATGGCGCTATAGAGTTTTATGATAGATGCCTTGCAGCAGGCATTAAACCTATTGTAGGTTGTGAAGTCTATGTTGATCCAGAAGGACACACATCTAGAGAAAAAAAGGGGAGAAATTTTCACCTTCTCCTTTTGGCTGAGAACCAGCAAGGATATAACAATTTAATTAAGCTCGTTTCTATTGCCAATACAGATGGTTTTTATTATAGACCACGAATAGATTACGATCTTCTTACTCAGTATAGTCAGGGGATCATTGCTTCGTCTGCTTGTCTTGCGGGAGAAATTCCATCGCTGATCCTTCAGGGTAAAGAGAATGATGCCTTGGCAAAGGCGCATATGTATCGGGACATTATGGGGGAAGACAATTTTTTTCTAGAGATTATGTACAATGCCATACCTGAACAGGCTGTGGTCAATAGGTCCCTCGTCCAAATGGCAAGAAAAAACAATTTTAATCTTGTTGCCACCAATGATGCTCATTACTTGAATAAAGAAGACTACGACTGGCATGAAATACTTCTATGCGTTCAGACTGGGGCGACCATAAACGACCCCGATCGAATGTCTTTTTCAACAAATGATTTTTATCTTCGGTCTCCTGAAGAGATGGACAGTCTCTTTGGAGCTGAATTACCGGATGCTCTTGATAACACCCTCGCTATAGCAGAGCGTTGTTCTCTGAAATTTGACCTCGGTACGAGAGATTATAAACTCCCAAGCTTTGACCTTCCAGAAGGTGAAACTCTTGAGTCGAATCTTGAAAAAGAAGCAATGGCAGGTCTTAAACAGCGTCTTCATAAGGATAATGTGCCAGAGGAATATAAAAAACGCCTTGATTACGAGCTGAAGGTTATTAAAAAAATGGGGTTTGCGGGATACTTTCTTATCGTGGCCAGCATTATAAGAGCAGCGAAGGATCGAGATATTCCAATTGGTCCGGGAAGAGGTTCTGCCGCTGGATCTCTTGTTGCATATAGCTTAAGGATTACTGAACTGGACCCTCTGAAATACAATCTTCTTTTTGAACGTTTCCTTAATCCAGAGCGTGTCAGTATGCCTGATATAGATACGGATGTTTCTGATAAGGGGAGGGAAGAGCTTCTTCAATACATTGCTGAAAAATATGGTGTAGATAGAGTTGCACAGATAATAACCTTTGATCGAATGAAAAGCAAAGCAGCTATTAGAGATGTGGGAAGAGCATTGGGGATGCCCTACAGTGATGTGGATGTTGTTGCTAAGCTTATTCCAGATGGAGCAAGGTCAATCCCGGAGGCTCTGGATCAAAGCGAGGACCTTCGCAACCTCACCCATAAAGACTTGGCGGTAAGTCGGCTTCTTGACAGCGCTTCTAAGATAGAGGGCCTTGCCCGCCACTGTTCTCAGCATGCAGCAGGCGTGGTTATTACCCCTATGCCAATTACAGATCTGGTGCCAGTGCGAAGGATTGGGGAAAACCAGATTGTGACACAGTTTCCCATGGAGCCTCTGGAGAAGCTGGGACTTGTAAAGATGGATTTCTTGGGTCTGAAGACGCTGTCTGTTTTGGAAGAGGCTATAAACAATATCAAGTTAAATGGCAAAACGCCGCCAGACCTTAATAAAATTCCCCTTAATGACAATTTGACCTATGAAATGTTACAAAGGGGAAACACACTCGGTGTTTTCCAGCTTGAATCCACAGGAATGCGACAATTGCTTCGTAAGATAAAACCGGATTGTTTTGAGGATCTCATTGCCGTCCTTGCTCTGTATCGGCCAGGTCCTTTGGGCAGTGGGATGGTTGATCAGTATATTGAGCGCAAACATGGACGGGCTGTAGTTGAGTATCTCCACCCTGAGCTGTCAGAAGTATTGAAAGAAACCTATGGGGTTATCCTTTATCAGGAACAAGTAATGCAAAGTGCGGCCTGTCTAGCTGGATATTCCCTAGGAGAGGCCGATCTATTGCGTCGAGCCATGGGGAAAAAGAAAGTGGAAGTAATGCAGCAGCAGCGAAAGATGTTCGCTGATGGTTGTGCCCAACATAACGTTCCGGCTCGAAAAGCAGAAGAAATCTTTGATATCATCCAGGAATTTGCAGGGTATGGTTTTAACAAGTCCCATAGTGCAGCTTACGCTTTGATCAGTTATCAGACAGCCTATTTGAAAGCAAACTTTCAGCCAGAATTCATGGCTGCCTATCTAACAAGTCAAATAGGTTCAAAAAAAGATGTAATGGCTCGCTATATTCGCGAAGTAAGAAATTCTGGCATAGAGGTTTTGCCCCCAGATGTCAACTCTTCCATGGAGTCTTTTGCCGCAGTAGACGAAGTAGTTCGGTTCGGATTGGGAGCCGTTGCGAAGGCAGGTCACGGGGCAGTAGAAGCTATTATTGCGGCACGGGAATGTGGCGGTGAATTTTCTTCGCTATGGAACTTTTTATGTCGTGTTGATTTGAGGGTTGTAAACAAATCTGTAATAGAAAATCTTATTAAAGCAGGAGCCTTTGATGGCCTTAACTCGAATAGACGCCAGCTTATTTCAGCTCTTCCTGATTTTGTGGCTTTAGCTCAGAGGAAGGGCGAGGAGAAAAACCAATGTTCCCTCCTAAGTCTTTTAGATGAAGATTCTGAGAGTGGGGATCTTGAACCGGAACTTCCTGATATAGAAGATTATGCTATTTATGAACGTCTCGACATGGAAAAAGAAGTGGTGGGGCTATATATTAGCGGCCATCCCTTTACTCAGCATGAAACGCTGGTCAGTAGATATAGTACATGCAGCATCTCCAATCTTAAATACTGGAGGAGCAGAAATCTTTTTCCTCAGATAGGCGGAATGATTCTTTCCGTCCATGAAAAATATACAAAACGGGGAGATCCCATGGGAATCCTTGAGGTGGAAGATGCAGAGTCAAAACTGGAGGTTATATGCTTTCCTAAGATTTGGTCTTCTATAAAAGACCAGATAGAGCCAGGGGAGATCTGCATTATTCGTGGGACTCTTGATGAAAGAGGGTCAGGGAACATCATAGCAAAGGAGATTGTTTCTTTCCAGGCCATACAGGGAAAAATGCCACCTTTTGTTAAGATAGTTCTCGATGGAACGTTATTGCAACCGAATTCAATGAAAAATTTTATACGCTCTTTGAAGGACTTTCCTGGACGTTCTCAGGTGTTGTTAGAGATTCGAAATGGAGTAGGAAGCGTAGTAATCCTTCTTTCAGGGATAAAGGTAGATGGGCCTACGATTAAATCTAAGGGTTTAGCTCCAGCGCTTCCTGAAGAAGCTTATGAGGTTTTTTGTTGAGTGACCATATAGCTTATGTGATGGAAGGGGTCATAAAAATGAAGAAAGTGAAAATAGTCTGTACTATTGGCCCAGCTTGTTCTACATATGAAATGCTTTGTTCCATGGCTGAAGCTGGCATGAATGTCGCCCGCTTTAATTTTAGTCACGGAGCATACGAAGAACACAAAGCTCGTCTTGATCTTGTCAGAAAAGCTGAAAAAGAAATAGGCAAGCCCATAGCGACCCTTCTTGATACGAAAGGACCGGAAATCCGTACCGGAACCTTAAAAGAAGGATTTATTGTGCTGATAAAAGACCAGAAGATTATTCTAACAACAAGGGACGTAGTGGGAGATTCTAAAGAGGTATATGTTAATTACCCCAGTCTTCCTTCAGAAGTAAATGTAGGGCAGGATATATACATTGATGATGGCACCCTGCATCTCAAAGTAACTAGTGTAGAGGGACTTGATGTTTTTTGTCAGGTCGTTGTAGGCGGAGAACTGGGTGAAAGGAAGGGCGTCAATATTCCGGGAGCTTCTATCTCTCTTCCCGCACTTTCAGAAAAAGATCATAAGGATATTTGCTGGGGTCTTGAAAACGAAATGGATTATATAGCAGTATCCTTTGTCAAAAATCAAAAGGATATTATGGAAGTACGGAAGATAATAGAAGATGCGGGCGGCGCCATGAAGATTATCGCAAAGATTGAAACTCGCCAGGCCGTTAATGCCATATTGGAAATTCTTGAAGTGGTGGATGGGGTTATGATTGCCAGGGGCGATCTAGGTGTAGAGATCCCAACAGAAGAAGTTCCCCTTGTTCAAAAAGAGATTATTGACCTTTGCCGCTCAAAAGGCAAAGCTGTGATCGTTGCTACTCAGATGCTTGATTCCATGATTAGGAATCCTCGTCCAACGAGAGCAGAGGCCAGTGATGTGGCGAATGCAGTACTTGATGGAACTGATGCTGTAATGCTTTCTGGTGAAACAGCAAAGGGGGCATACCCCCTGCGTGCCGTTGAAACTATGCAGCGTATTGTTGCTCGAGTAGAGAAAGAACTTGAACTCTGGCAACATCCCCTTCATCGAAAACAATTAAGCACGGGCATCCCAGATGCTGTAAGCGGGGCATCCGTGGCAGTTGCTCGTGAAATGGGGGCGGCAGCTATTGTGTCATTAACAAGGAGCGGCAGCACTGCCCAGATGGTGAGCAAACATCGTCCGCCATGTCTGATCATAGGAGCTACACCAGTTGTTCGTACTTGGAGAGAGCTTTCTCTCTATTGGGGTGTAGAACCTCTCTTAGTTGAGAATATTAAAGATCAGGATGAAGCAGTGGCAAATGCCTTTACGGCAAGCTTCAAAAAAGGACTTCTCAAGGAAGGGGATCTCGTTGTAGTAACAGCAGGGGTCCCTATGGGCATTCCTGGAACGACGAATATGCTACAGGTTCATACAGTAGGCAAAATTCTAGTGAAAGGCCTTTCCCTCTTGAAGAAAGAAGCATTTGGTGTTATTAAAACGGCTCGTACCGCAGAAGAGGCCCTTGGTAAAATGGAAGAGGGAGATATTCTAGTTGTTTCAGAAACAGACAGGGACTTCTTACCTGCTATGAGAAAGGCTGTTGCTATTATTACGGAACATGGCGGGCTAACAAGTCATGCAGCTATAGTTGCTTTAGAACTTGGAATTCCTTGTGTTGTAAGCGCTAATAACGCTCTTTCTATTTTGCATGATGGCATGTCTGTTACTGTAGATGGCTTCCGTGGAGTAATATACGCTGGGAGTGTTCATTTAAGAGCGTGAGGAGCTGTGTTGTATGAGTATGAACAATGTAACCGTGCGAAACTGTAATATACCGTCATCCTTCCCTTCATGGGAAACAGTAGCCCCTTCGGGGAAAGGACGATTGAGTGCTGTCCTTATCCCACTTTTCAAGACAGGGAAAAAACTTGAAATTCTTTTCTTGGAGCGCCAGTTAAATTTGAAGCATCATGGTGGTGAAATGTGTTTCCCCGGCGGTGAGAGAGAACGCTATGACAAAGGGCCCCTCGAAACTGCTTTAAGAGAAACTGAAGAAGAGATAGGCCTTAAACGGGAAAACATAAGGCCTCTATATCTCTTAGATCCTCATCGAGCCATATCGAGTGGTTTTACAGTCTATCCCGTAGTAGGAATTATTGTTGACGAGTCTTTAAGCTCCAGTTTGCTGATCGAGCCAAAGGAAGTGGCCAGTACGGCGTTTATGAGTCTGGATGATATACCTGAGGTGCCTCGTTCTTACAGGTTAGAGCATGGTGGCAATGTGACCGAAACCCCCTGTTATGATCTTCCGAACGGAAAGGTCGTCTGGGGAGTAACAGCTTATATCTTACGTTACTTCATCACTATGGTTCGTAAAGGAGAAATTAATTTATGCCTCTGATTGGCGCCCATATTTCTATTGCCGGCGGTCTGGAGAAAGCTATAGAGCGAGGAGAAGAGCTTGAATGTGAAGCTATACAGATGTTTAGCAAAAATCAGATTCAATGGCATTGTGCCCCTATTTCTATGGCTCGCGCGGAGAGGTTTCTTTACGCATGGCGTAATAGTTCTATTCGTAAAGTTGTGGTCCATGCTTCCTATCTTATAAATCTGGCTTCTCCTGATGATATGCGAAAAAAAAGCATAGTAGCCCTTATTGAGGAAATTGAGCGCTGTGATATGCTTGGAATTGATGACCTTGTAGTTCATCCAGGTTCTTCTCGTGGCCGTCCCAGAGAAGAAGGGGTGGAAAAGCTAATAGATAGTTTGCAGCAGGTTTTGGATAAAACTTCAAATATGAGAGTGCGTATCCTACTTGAAACTATGGCGGGACAAGGCAGTGTCCTTGGGAGTTCTCTTGTCGAAATGAAATCCATACTCCATAACTTCCCAAAGAATGAAAGGGTCGGAGTATGTCTT
This region of Aminobacterium colombiense DSM 12261 genomic DNA includes:
- the pyk gene encoding pyruvate kinase; the protein is MKKVKIVCTIGPACSTYEMLCSMAEAGMNVARFNFSHGAYEEHKARLDLVRKAEKEIGKPIATLLDTKGPEIRTGTLKEGFIVLIKDQKIILTTRDVVGDSKEVYVNYPSLPSEVNVGQDIYIDDGTLHLKVTSVEGLDVFCQVVVGGELGERKGVNIPGASISLPALSEKDHKDICWGLENEMDYIAVSFVKNQKDIMEVRKIIEDAGGAMKIIAKIETRQAVNAILEILEVVDGVMIARGDLGVEIPTEEVPLVQKEIIDLCRSKGKAVIVATQMLDSMIRNPRPTRAEASDVANAVLDGTDAVMLSGETAKGAYPLRAVETMQRIVARVEKELELWQHPLHRKQLSTGIPDAVSGASVAVAREMGAAAIVSLTRSGSTAQMVSKHRPPCLIIGATPVVRTWRELSLYWGVEPLLVENIKDQDEAVANAFTASFKKGLLKEGDLVVVTAGVPMGIPGTTNMLQVHTVGKILVKGLSLLKKEAFGVIKTARTAEEALGKMEEGDILVVSETDRDFLPAMRKAVAIITEHGGLTSHAAIVALELGIPCVVSANNALSILHDGMSVTVDGFRGVIYAGSVHLRA
- a CDS encoding NUDIX hydrolase — its product is MSMNNVTVRNCNIPSSFPSWETVAPSGKGRLSAVLIPLFKTGKKLEILFLERQLNLKHHGGEMCFPGGERERYDKGPLETALRETEEEIGLKRENIRPLYLLDPHRAISSGFTVYPVVGIIVDESLSSSLLIEPKEVASTAFMSLDDIPEVPRSYRLEHGGNVTETPCYDLPNGKVVWGVTAYILRYFITMVRKGEINLCL
- the dnaX gene encoding DNA polymerase III subunit gamma/tau, whose protein sequence is MTVSLYRRYRPAQFKQIVAQDAAVQVITKALEEKRVSHAYLFSGPRGCGKTTLARLLAKSLNCTGQKQSVEPCNDCPNCLAINGGESLDVIEIDGASNNSVDEVRELKAHVSLSAFSSLYKVYIIDEVHMLSLSAFNALLKTLEEPPSHVVFILATTEPHKVPVTIRSRCQHIPFRKIDVQNIVKSLSMVAHNENRNAEEEALWEIARQADGAMRDALSLLEQVMALAEQELRLVDVSRLLGGGSRPELERWVSRVRSGDISVFSELQEMFQRGASPQKVVEDLFVIFRDLWIVASWGGGALQFIEGSSKEKIFLEQESKDWNPDHLLKIMDFCAQILPQVRMGMRSDVLSGLFLNKLIEHGSLVTKELEKTREPHSLPPEDHPAFKEKWGKVLASLLYGEIHIYCALLHASVFLEKNVLSLKFPDYCNYSMELVSIERNSFVLQQKIKEIFEGELTLRIICGDKTTECDLSQSPLLAEIEEAIVEIQDEPTSSLPFDDLPPTAEIRPEFGNEQEDDETVFSGLVDTVLRWGGGEVLLHKKDNVEELDGGITEE
- the dnaE gene encoding DNA polymerase III subunit alpha, with product MTTRPFVHLHVHSEYSLLDGAIRCGELAERVASWGMPAVALTDHGAMYGAIEFYDRCLAAGIKPIVGCEVYVDPEGHTSREKKGRNFHLLLLAENQQGYNNLIKLVSIANTDGFYYRPRIDYDLLTQYSQGIIASSACLAGEIPSLILQGKENDALAKAHMYRDIMGEDNFFLEIMYNAIPEQAVVNRSLVQMARKNNFNLVATNDAHYLNKEDYDWHEILLCVQTGATINDPDRMSFSTNDFYLRSPEEMDSLFGAELPDALDNTLAIAERCSLKFDLGTRDYKLPSFDLPEGETLESNLEKEAMAGLKQRLHKDNVPEEYKKRLDYELKVIKKMGFAGYFLIVASIIRAAKDRDIPIGPGRGSAAGSLVAYSLRITELDPLKYNLLFERFLNPERVSMPDIDTDVSDKGREELLQYIAEKYGVDRVAQIITFDRMKSKAAIRDVGRALGMPYSDVDVVAKLIPDGARSIPEALDQSEDLRNLTHKDLAVSRLLDSASKIEGLARHCSQHAAGVVITPMPITDLVPVRRIGENQIVTQFPMEPLEKLGLVKMDFLGLKTLSVLEEAINNIKLNGKTPPDLNKIPLNDNLTYEMLQRGNTLGVFQLESTGMRQLLRKIKPDCFEDLIAVLALYRPGPLGSGMVDQYIERKHGRAVVEYLHPELSEVLKETYGVILYQEQVMQSAACLAGYSLGEADLLRRAMGKKKVEVMQQQRKMFADGCAQHNVPARKAEEIFDIIQEFAGYGFNKSHSAAYALISYQTAYLKANFQPEFMAAYLTSQIGSKKDVMARYIREVRNSGIEVLPPDVNSSMESFAAVDEVVRFGLGAVAKAGHGAVEAIIAARECGGEFSSLWNFLCRVDLRVVNKSVIENLIKAGAFDGLNSNRRQLISALPDFVALAQRKGEEKNQCSLLSLLDEDSESGDLEPELPDIEDYAIYERLDMEKEVVGLYISGHPFTQHETLVSRYSTCSISNLKYWRSRNLFPQIGGMILSVHEKYTKRGDPMGILEVEDAESKLEVICFPKIWSSIKDQIEPGEICIIRGTLDERGSGNIIAKEIVSFQAIQGKMPPFVKIVLDGTLLQPNSMKNFIRSLKDFPGRSQVLLEIRNGVGSVVILLSGIKVDGPTIKSKGLAPALPEEAYEVFC
- a CDS encoding deoxyribonuclease IV: MPLIGAHISIAGGLEKAIERGEELECEAIQMFSKNQIQWHCAPISMARAERFLYAWRNSSIRKVVVHASYLINLASPDDMRKKSIVALIEEIERCDMLGIDDLVVHPGSSRGRPREEGVEKLIDSLQQVLDKTSNMRVRILLETMAGQGSVLGSSLVEMKSILHNFPKNERVGVCLDTCHLFASGYELRSLEAYERFVASVLDKIGLERIGCWHLNDSVYGRNSHLDKHQHIGEGDLGLLPFSFIVNDQRWNAVPALLETPQGGCGNKGNLAILRKLRGG